From a single Prionailurus bengalensis isolate Pbe53 chromosome A1, Fcat_Pben_1.1_paternal_pri, whole genome shotgun sequence genomic region:
- the LCP1 gene encoding plastin-2 isoform X2: MARGSVSDEEMMELREAFAKVDTDGNGYISCNELNDLFKAACLPLPGYKVREITENLMATGDLDQDGRISFDEFIKVFHGLKSTEVAKTFRKAINKKEGICAIGGTSEQSSVGTQHSYSEEEKFAFVNWINKALENDPDCRHVIPMNPNTNDLFSAVGDGIVLCKMINLSVPDTIDERTINKKKLTPFTIQENLNLALNSASAIGCHVVNIGAEDLKEGKPYLVLGLLWQVIKIGLFADIELSRNEALIALLREGESLEDLMKLSPEELLLRWANYHLENAGCNKISNFSTDIKDSKAYYHLLEQVAPKGDEEGIPAVVIDMSGLREKDDIQRAECMLQQAERLGCRQFVTATDVVRGNPKLNLAFIANLFNRYPALHKPENQDIDWGALEGETREERTFRNWMNSLGVNPRVNHLYSDLSDALVIFQLYEKIKVPVDWNRVNKPPYPKLGGNMKKLENCNYAVELGKNQAKFSLVGIGGQDLNEGNRTLTLALIWQLMRRYTLNILEEIGGGQKVNDDIIVNWVNETLKEAEKSSSISSFKDPKISTSLPVLDLIDAIQPGSINYDLLKTENLNDEEKLNNAKYAISMARKIGARVYALPEDLVEVNPKMVMTVFACLMGKGMKRV, encoded by the exons ATGGCCAGAGGATCAGTGTCCGATGAAGAAATGATGGAGCTCAGAGAAGCTTTTGCCAAAGTTG ATACCGATGGCAATGGGTACATCAGCTGCAATGAGTTGAATGATTTGTTCAAGGCTGCTTGCCTGCCTCTGCCTGGGTACAAAGTGAGAGAAATTACAGAAAACCTGATGGCTACAGGTGATCTGGACCAGGATGGGAGGATCAGCTTTGATGAATTTATCAAG GTTTTCCACGGCCTGAAAAGCACAGAGGTTGCCAAGACCTTTAGGAAGGCGATCAATAAGAAGGAAGGCATCTGTGCCATCGGTGGTACTTCGGAGCAGTCCAGCGTCGGCACCCAGCACTCGTATTCCG AGGAAGAGAAGTTTGCCTTTGTCAACTGGATAAACAAAGCCCTGGAAAATGACCCCGACTGTCGACATGTTATCCCAATGAATCCAAACACAAATGATCTCTTCAGCGCCGTGGGAGATGGCATTGTCCTTTG TAAAATGATCAACCTGTCAGTGCCAGACACGATTGATGaaagaacaatcaacaaaaagaaactcaccCCCTTCACCATTCAG GAGAATCTGAACCTGGCTCTGAATTCTGCCTCAGCCATTGGATGCCACGTGGTTAACATCGGGGCTGAGGACTTGAAGGAGGGGAAGCCTTACCTGGTGCTGGGACTTCTGTGGCAGGTCATCAAGATTGGGTTGTTTGCGGACATCGAACTCAGCAGAAATGAAG CTCTGATTGCTcttttgagagaaggggagagtcTGGAAGACCTGATGAAACTCTCCCCTGAGGAGCTCCTGCTGAGGTGGGCTAATTACCACCTGGAAAACGCAGGCTGCAACAAAATCAGCAACTTCAGTACAGACATCAAG GACTCAAAAGCTTATTACCACCTGCTTGAACAGGTGGCTCCGAAAGGAGATGAAGAAGGTATTCCCGCTGTTGTTATTGACATGTCAGGACTCAGG GAGAAGGATGACATCCAGAGGGCTGAATGCATGCTGCAGCAGGCAGAGAGGCTGGGCTGCCGGCAGTTTGTCACAGCCACAGATGTTGTTCGAGGGAACCCCAAGTTGAACTTGGCTTTCATCGCCAACCTCTTCAACAGATACCCTGCTCTGCACAAACCAGAGAACCAGGACATCGACTGGGGGGCCCTTGAAG GTGAGACAAGAGAAGAGCGGACATTTAGGAACTGGATGAATTCCTTGGGCGTTAACCCTCGAGTCAACCATTTGTACAG tgACTTATCAGATGCCCTGGTCATCTTCCAGCTCTATGAAAAGATTAAAGTCCCTGTTGATTGGAACAGAGTAAACAAACCACCATACCCCAAACTGGGAGGCAACATGAAGAAG CTTGAGAATTGTAACTATGCAGTGGAGCTGGGGAAGAATCAAGCTAAGTTTTCCCTGGTTGGCATCGGTGGACAAGATCTCAATGAAGGAAATCGTACTCTAACGTTAGCCTTGATATGGCAGTTAATGAGAAG gtacacCCTGAATATTCTTGAAGAAATTGGAGGCGGGCAGAAGGTCAATGATGACATTATTGTCAACTGGGTGAATGAAACATTGAAGGAAGCGGAGAAAAGTTCATCCATCTCCAGTTTCAAG GACCCGAAGATTAGCACAAGTCTACCTGTTCTGGATCTCATTGATGCCATTCAACCGGGTTCCATTAACTATGACCTTCTGAAGACAGAAAACCTGAATGATGAAGAGAAACTCAACAATGCAAA gtATGCCATCTCCATGGCCCGAAAAATCGGAGCAAGAGTGTACGCCCTTCCAGAAGACCTGGTTGAAGTGAATCCCAAAATGGTCATGACAGTGTTTGCTTGCCTCATGGGGAAAGGCATGAAGAGGGTGTAa
- the LCP1 gene encoding plastin-2 isoform X1 has translation MARGSVSDEEMMELREAFAKVDTDGNGYISCNELNDLFKAACLPLPGYKVREITENLMATGDLDQDGRISFDEFIKVFHGLKSTEVAKTFRKAINKKEGICAIGGTSEQSSVGTQHSYSEEEKFAFVNWINKALENDPDCRHVIPMNPNTNDLFSAVGDGIVLCKMINLSVPDTIDERTINKKKLTPFTIQENLNLALNSASAIGCHVVNIGAEDLKEGKPYLVLGLLWQVIKIGLFADIELSRNEALIALLREGESLEDLMKLSPEELLLRWANYHLENAGCNKISNFSTDIKLTDFYSNIKDSKAYYHLLEQVAPKGDEEGIPAVVIDMSGLREKDDIQRAECMLQQAERLGCRQFVTATDVVRGNPKLNLAFIANLFNRYPALHKPENQDIDWGALEGETREERTFRNWMNSLGVNPRVNHLYSDLSDALVIFQLYEKIKVPVDWNRVNKPPYPKLGGNMKKLENCNYAVELGKNQAKFSLVGIGGQDLNEGNRTLTLALIWQLMRRYTLNILEEIGGGQKVNDDIIVNWVNETLKEAEKSSSISSFKDPKISTSLPVLDLIDAIQPGSINYDLLKTENLNDEEKLNNAKYAISMARKIGARVYALPEDLVEVNPKMVMTVFACLMGKGMKRV, from the exons ATGGCCAGAGGATCAGTGTCCGATGAAGAAATGATGGAGCTCAGAGAAGCTTTTGCCAAAGTTG ATACCGATGGCAATGGGTACATCAGCTGCAATGAGTTGAATGATTTGTTCAAGGCTGCTTGCCTGCCTCTGCCTGGGTACAAAGTGAGAGAAATTACAGAAAACCTGATGGCTACAGGTGATCTGGACCAGGATGGGAGGATCAGCTTTGATGAATTTATCAAG GTTTTCCACGGCCTGAAAAGCACAGAGGTTGCCAAGACCTTTAGGAAGGCGATCAATAAGAAGGAAGGCATCTGTGCCATCGGTGGTACTTCGGAGCAGTCCAGCGTCGGCACCCAGCACTCGTATTCCG AGGAAGAGAAGTTTGCCTTTGTCAACTGGATAAACAAAGCCCTGGAAAATGACCCCGACTGTCGACATGTTATCCCAATGAATCCAAACACAAATGATCTCTTCAGCGCCGTGGGAGATGGCATTGTCCTTTG TAAAATGATCAACCTGTCAGTGCCAGACACGATTGATGaaagaacaatcaacaaaaagaaactcaccCCCTTCACCATTCAG GAGAATCTGAACCTGGCTCTGAATTCTGCCTCAGCCATTGGATGCCACGTGGTTAACATCGGGGCTGAGGACTTGAAGGAGGGGAAGCCTTACCTGGTGCTGGGACTTCTGTGGCAGGTCATCAAGATTGGGTTGTTTGCGGACATCGAACTCAGCAGAAATGAAG CTCTGATTGCTcttttgagagaaggggagagtcTGGAAGACCTGATGAAACTCTCCCCTGAGGAGCTCCTGCTGAGGTGGGCTAATTACCACCTGGAAAACGCAGGCTGCAACAAAATCAGCAACTTCAGTACAGACATCAAG CTGACTGACTTCTACAGCAatataaag GACTCAAAAGCTTATTACCACCTGCTTGAACAGGTGGCTCCGAAAGGAGATGAAGAAGGTATTCCCGCTGTTGTTATTGACATGTCAGGACTCAGG GAGAAGGATGACATCCAGAGGGCTGAATGCATGCTGCAGCAGGCAGAGAGGCTGGGCTGCCGGCAGTTTGTCACAGCCACAGATGTTGTTCGAGGGAACCCCAAGTTGAACTTGGCTTTCATCGCCAACCTCTTCAACAGATACCCTGCTCTGCACAAACCAGAGAACCAGGACATCGACTGGGGGGCCCTTGAAG GTGAGACAAGAGAAGAGCGGACATTTAGGAACTGGATGAATTCCTTGGGCGTTAACCCTCGAGTCAACCATTTGTACAG tgACTTATCAGATGCCCTGGTCATCTTCCAGCTCTATGAAAAGATTAAAGTCCCTGTTGATTGGAACAGAGTAAACAAACCACCATACCCCAAACTGGGAGGCAACATGAAGAAG CTTGAGAATTGTAACTATGCAGTGGAGCTGGGGAAGAATCAAGCTAAGTTTTCCCTGGTTGGCATCGGTGGACAAGATCTCAATGAAGGAAATCGTACTCTAACGTTAGCCTTGATATGGCAGTTAATGAGAAG gtacacCCTGAATATTCTTGAAGAAATTGGAGGCGGGCAGAAGGTCAATGATGACATTATTGTCAACTGGGTGAATGAAACATTGAAGGAAGCGGAGAAAAGTTCATCCATCTCCAGTTTCAAG GACCCGAAGATTAGCACAAGTCTACCTGTTCTGGATCTCATTGATGCCATTCAACCGGGTTCCATTAACTATGACCTTCTGAAGACAGAAAACCTGAATGATGAAGAGAAACTCAACAATGCAAA gtATGCCATCTCCATGGCCCGAAAAATCGGAGCAAGAGTGTACGCCCTTCCAGAAGACCTGGTTGAAGTGAATCCCAAAATGGTCATGACAGTGTTTGCTTGCCTCATGGGGAAAGGCATGAAGAGGGTGTAa